TTAGAATTTTTAAGACATTTTCACCAATAATTGGTAAACCTATATCAAGATAGTTTATACCACCACCTATAAAACATGCCACAATCAATGGATTTGTAATAATAGATTTTAAAAGACCAAATAATGTTGCTTTTTTATCACTTACATAAACAGCAAAAGATGTTATACAGATAAAATTTATAAATGGTATTGCAAATGTTATTAGTAAAGCAGTTAGAGCAATTCCTTTATCCCCATATATAGCAGAGATTAAAGCTAAAAGTACATAGGTATTAAATCTAACTGCCCCTTGAATAACAGAACTAAAAGCAGGTCCTGCAGTTTTAAACTTGAAATTCAAAATTATAGTTATAAAAAGTAAAGTTGTAATCCCTAAAATACCAGTTAAAACAAAATCAAAAGCCTCTAAACCATCTAAAGAAGCAGTAGAAAGTTTGTATACTAAAAGTGATGGCATTAGAACAAAATAAGTTAATTTATCTGCATTTGCCCAAAACTCATTAGAAGGGAATTTTATCCTTTTAAAAAAGTAACCAATTAAAATAAGTAAAAATATTGGTATAAGTGCAGAAAAAATATGTTCCATTTAATATAAACTCCATTATAAATAAAAAAGAGGATTATAACATAATTTGACTAATTGGTCATATAATCTTTTTGAAGATAAAAAGTTAAGGAAAACCTTAACTTTTAGATTTGAGATAATCTGTTTAATTGAATAATCATATTTTTTGCACTTTCTTCATTTAATGGTTTTTCATATGTAGTTAAAAGTTCTCTAGCTAAAATATTTGCACCTAGGTGTTGAAATTGTATTCTCATTGCTTGAAGCCCTTTAGCTCCACCCCCTCCACTGTGAGTTGCAAGTCCTACAATTTTTTCATTGAAAGCATCTCTCCAATCTTTTGTAGATCTTGAAGTCCACGCCATTGCATTATTAAGTACTGGTGGCATAACCCCATTGTATTCTGGAGCAACAACAATAAATGCTTTTAATGATAATATTTTATCTGCTAATAATTTTACAGTTTCAGGAATACCATTTTTTTCCTCTTCAACTGTACTATAAAGTGGTAAATTTAAATCTACTAAATTTATAACTTCTGATTCTACATTTAATTCATCTGCTAATTGAGATAGTTTTTCACCTAGTTTCAAATTGTTATTTGAACTAGCAACTAAAATTCCTATTTTTGACATAATAATCCTTCATATTTAATTCATTAAAATTCGAATTTTATAACTTT
The sequence above is drawn from the Arcobacter arenosus genome and encodes:
- a CDS encoding AEC family transporter, producing MEHIFSALIPIFLLILIGYFFKRIKFPSNEFWANADKLTYFVLMPSLLVYKLSTASLDGLEAFDFVLTGILGITTLLFITIILNFKFKTAGPAFSSVIQGAVRFNTYVLLALISAIYGDKGIALTALLITFAIPFINFICITSFAVYVSDKKATLFGLLKSIITNPLIVACFIGGGINYLDIGLPIIGENVLKILSASALPMGLLSIGFSLDLSSIKEAKLELVLASFLKLLIMPIVMFVIARLFGLEGILLSLLLIFGSMPTAPSSFILARQLGGDSRLMASIITLQTLVSLLTVSIVLWALQFL
- a CDS encoding NADPH-dependent FMN reductase, with the protein product MSKIGILVASSNNNLKLGEKLSQLADELNVESEVINLVDLNLPLYSTVEEEKNGIPETVKLLADKILSLKAFIVVAPEYNGVMPPVLNNAMAWTSRSTKDWRDAFNEKIVGLATHSGGGGAKGLQAMRIQFQHLGANILARELLTTYEKPLNEESAKNMIIQLNRLSQI